One Vibrio sp. CDRSL-10 TSBA genomic region harbors:
- a CDS encoding primosomal replication protein, whose protein sequence is MSDFSRLNNLLEQLKQNAAQLDRRRGEHHQPLFDEVLFHCHGKLLTPCVQEAQSTLTTILREQEAGKLTHPRAEYLTERLLAQISAIQRELSTQAIRKSEPKHSSYYRKPISDLYQDLAQHQEWERRLMEMVRDKQYALDSAPAFQKQVAQTALLTVEQRLKRCQDAKAKIEKQITYREKNQ, encoded by the coding sequence ATGAGTGATTTTTCCCGTTTAAATAACCTGTTAGAGCAGCTTAAGCAGAACGCTGCGCAATTAGACCGCCGTCGTGGCGAGCATCACCAACCGCTGTTTGATGAGGTGCTGTTTCATTGTCACGGTAAGCTGTTGACCCCATGTGTTCAGGAAGCGCAAAGTACCCTGACCACTATTTTGCGTGAACAGGAGGCGGGTAAACTGACTCATCCGCGTGCGGAATATCTGACGGAACGCCTTCTGGCCCAGATTAGTGCCATTCAGCGCGAGTTATCCACCCAGGCAATCCGCAAAAGTGAGCCGAAACACAGCAGTTATTACCGCAAACCGATCAGTGACCTGTATCAGGATCTTGCACAGCACCAGGAGTGGGAACGTCGTCTGATGGAGATGGTCAGAGACAAACAATATGCCCTGGATAGCGCTCCGGCCTTTCAAAAACAGGTTGCCCAGACAGCATTGCTGACTGTCGAACAGCGACTCAAACGCTGTCAGGATGCCAAG
- the dinG gene encoding ATP-dependent DNA helicase DinG, with protein MLTTKIQKSIKTSYQNLQSQLDNFVPRRAQNFLVAEIAKTLCGNYHKTTRMLVAEAGTGIGKSLSYLMGVIPVAVNNNRKVVISTATVALQEQLINKDLPLFRRITDQNFSFILAKGRQRYCCAEKLAVASGADGGQMAMFESKPSENDIETLQELYSQLSQGKWDGDRDSWPDTLSDAIWSAIVSDKHSCNGSFSAHRQCPFQKARSELDKTDVIIANHSLVMADADLGGGVILPEPENTIYVFDEAHHLPHVAREHASAAATMKGAASWLEKLNQTLTKFAGLADEKRVARFRNETQSALQHLIPTLTQMPKQFDPMAFEDKRYRFEHGDLPAWLEEESKELKRQSQKANQAVAKIADLIAERVKDGELASRLAEPALAELGFYIQRLENLAQVWHLMAEPKRDKGAPLARWLELSPEREGDYVVNVSPLEIGWQLDQQIWSRCVGAVLVSATMRALNSFSFFCRQAGISDKAEDGVQFLALASPFDYQNQAELLIPAMKYEPQAPEYTRYLADKIDTYIEDGKANLVLFASYWQMKEVAEIVSKLFIKKGWALQIQGEKSRKEILNKHKILVEKGKTSVLFGTGSFSEGLDLPGELLENLIITKIPFAVPTSPVEQAHAEYIQNRGGNPFLQITVPEASKKLIQSVGRLLRKERDCGRVVLLDRRIVSKRYGKSLLDSLPPFKRKIEY; from the coding sequence ATGCTCACAACAAAAATTCAAAAATCCATCAAAACCAGCTACCAAAACCTCCAAAGTCAACTGGACAATTTCGTTCCCAGACGCGCACAAAATTTTCTGGTTGCGGAAATTGCCAAGACATTATGTGGCAACTATCACAAAACGACACGAATGCTGGTTGCAGAGGCCGGAACCGGGATCGGCAAATCTCTTTCATATCTGATGGGCGTAATTCCGGTCGCGGTGAATAACAATCGTAAAGTGGTGATTTCAACCGCCACGGTGGCACTGCAAGAGCAGCTGATAAACAAAGATCTGCCTCTGTTTCGCCGCATCACGGACCAAAACTTCTCATTTATTCTCGCCAAAGGCCGTCAACGTTACTGCTGTGCGGAAAAACTGGCCGTTGCCAGCGGGGCGGATGGCGGCCAGATGGCGATGTTTGAATCCAAGCCATCGGAAAACGACATAGAAACGCTGCAGGAGCTCTACAGCCAGCTTTCACAAGGTAAATGGGACGGTGACCGGGATTCATGGCCAGATACCCTCTCTGACGCGATTTGGAGTGCTATTGTCAGTGATAAGCACAGCTGCAACGGCAGTTTCAGCGCTCATCGTCAGTGTCCGTTCCAGAAAGCGCGCTCAGAACTGGATAAAACCGATGTCATTATTGCCAACCATAGCCTGGTAATGGCGGATGCCGACCTCGGCGGAGGGGTGATCTTACCTGAGCCGGAAAACACGATTTACGTGTTCGACGAAGCCCACCACCTTCCGCACGTCGCACGCGAGCACGCTTCTGCAGCCGCGACCATGAAAGGTGCCGCTTCCTGGCTGGAAAAACTTAATCAAACGCTGACCAAATTTGCCGGTCTGGCAGACGAGAAACGCGTAGCCCGCTTTCGTAATGAAACCCAGTCCGCCTTGCAGCACCTGATCCCGACTCTGACCCAGATGCCCAAACAGTTTGACCCGATGGCCTTTGAAGATAAACGCTATCGCTTTGAGCACGGCGATTTACCGGCCTGGCTCGAAGAGGAATCAAAAGAGCTCAAGCGCCAGAGCCAGAAGGCCAATCAGGCGGTGGCTAAAATTGCCGACTTGATTGCCGAACGGGTTAAAGACGGTGAATTGGCTTCACGCTTGGCAGAACCAGCCCTGGCCGAACTTGGGTTTTATATTCAGCGCCTGGAAAACCTGGCCCAGGTATGGCATTTAATGGCGGAACCGAAACGTGATAAAGGCGCTCCCCTCGCCCGTTGGCTGGAATTAAGCCCGGAGCGTGAAGGTGACTATGTGGTCAACGTATCACCGTTAGAGATTGGCTGGCAGCTGGATCAACAAATCTGGAGCCGCTGCGTTGGCGCAGTATTGGTATCTGCTACCATGCGCGCGCTAAATTCATTCAGTTTTTTCTGTCGTCAGGCCGGCATCAGTGACAAAGCCGAAGATGGCGTGCAGTTTCTCGCTCTGGCCTCGCCGTTTGATTACCAGAATCAGGCTGAACTGCTGATACCAGCGATGAAATATGAACCGCAGGCTCCGGAGTACACCCGTTATCTGGCCGATAAAATCGACACTTATATCGAAGATGGCAAAGCCAACCTGGTGCTTTTTGCCTCTTACTGGCAGATGAAAGAAGTCGCGGAGATCGTTTCCAAGCTGTTCATCAAAAAAGGCTGGGCGCTGCAAATTCAGGGTGAAAAATCGAGGAAAGAAATTCTAAATAAACATAAAATCCTGGTTGAAAAAGGTAAAACCAGTGTGCTTTTTGGCACCGGAAGTTTCTCTGAAGGCCTTGATTTACCGGGAGAATTACTGGAAAACCTGATTATCACCAAGATTCCGTTTGCAGTACCGACTTCGCCGGTAGAACAAGCACACGCAGAATACATCCAGAACCGCGGCGGCAACCCGTTTTTACAAATTACGGTGCCGGAAGCGAGTAAAAAGCTGATTCAGTCGGTGGGGCGTTTGCTGCGTAAGGAGCGCGATTGCGGTAGAGTGGTACTACTCGACCGCCGCATCGTTTCAAAACGGTACGGTAAGTCTCTGCTCGATTCTTTGCCGCCATTTAAACGCAAAATCGAGTATTGA